In a genomic window of Bombina bombina isolate aBomBom1 chromosome 8, aBomBom1.pri, whole genome shotgun sequence:
- the LOC128638328 gene encoding alkaline phosphatase, tissue-nonspecific isozyme isoform X2, protein MFLGDGMGVPTVTATRILKGQMNGKPGEETQLEMDKFPYVALSKTYNTDAQVPDSAGTATAYLCGVKANEGTVGVNAAAVRGHCNTTKGNEVDSILKWAKKAGKSVGVVTTTRVNHATPSAAYAHCVNRDWYSDNEMPADALEQGCKDIAWQLVHNIPDIDVIMGGGRKYMYPKNTPDIEYPKDEKANGTRLDGMNLTKIWLDLKPNKQAARYVWNREQLMSLSAQDVDYLLGLFEPVDLVYELDRNKTMDPSLPEMVEKAIQILKKNPNGFFLLVEGGRIDHGHHEGKAKQALHEAVQMDIAIGLAASLTREEDTLTVVTADHSHVFTFGGYTHRGNSIFGLAPTLSDVDNKPFTSILYGNGPGYKLVDGSRENVSTIDFNHPNYLAQSAVPLRMETHGGEDVAVFAKGPMAHLLHGVHEQNYIPHVMAYASCVGQNKDHCKSGGVSHSSRVSFTLMSTLLSILLVRLLF, encoded by the exons ATGTTCCTGGGCGATG GTATGGGTGTCCCAACAGTGACTGCCACCCGGATCCTAAAGGGGCAAATGAATGGAAAACCTGGTGAAGAAACCCAACTAGAAATGGACAAGTTTCCATATGTTGCCCTGTCAAAG acTTATAACACTGATGCTCAGGTTCCAGACAGCGCTGGTACAGCCACAGCCTATCTGTGTGGTGTGAAGGCAAATGAAGGCACCGTAGGGGTTAATGCAGCAGCTGTACGGGGTCACTGTAACACCACCAAGGGCAATGAAGTAGATTCTATCCTTAAGTGGGCTAAAAAGGCAG GGAAATCAGTGGGTGTAGTAACTACGACCAGGGTCAACCACGCAACCCCCAGTGCTGCCTACGCACATTGTGTAAACAGAGACTGGTATTCAGACAACGAGATGCCTGCTGATGCCCTGGAACAAGGATGTAAAGACATTGCCTGGCAACTAGTACACAATATTCCAGACATAGAT GTCATTATGGGAGGAGGAAGGAAGTACATGTACCCCAAAAATACACCAGACATAGAATATCCGAAAGATGAAAAGGCTAATGGCACACGTCTGGATGGCATGAACCTGACCAAAATATGGCTGGATCTAAAGCCAAACAAGCAG GCGGCACGTTATGTATGGAATAGAGAGCAGCTGATGTCTTTGAGTGCACAAGATGTAGATTATCTTCTGG GTCTCTTCGAGCCAGTGGATCTGGTGTACGAATTGGACAGAAACAAGACCATGGACCCATCCCTACCTGAAATGGTGGAAAAAGCCATCCAAATACTGAAGAAAAATCCCAACGGATTCTTTCTACTTGTGGAAG GTGGCAGGATAGACCATGGGCACCATGAAGGCAAGGCAAAACAAGCCTTACATGAAGCTGTACAGATGGATATTGCCATCGGTCTTGCAGCAAGTTTGACCAGAGAAGAGGACACCCTGACAGTAGTCACTGCTGATCATTCCCATGTTTTCACTTTTGGAGGTTACACTCACAGGGGAAATTCTATATTTG GTTTAGCTCCAACTTTAAGCGACGTAGACAACAAGCCATTTACATCTATTTTATATGGCAATGGTCCTGGCTACAAACTGGTGGATGGGTCACGAGAGAATGTTTCTACTATTGATTTCA ATCACCCAAACTACTTGGCACAGTCAGCAGTTCCTCTCCGTATGGAGACACATGGCGGGGAAGACGTGGCAGTTTTTGCCAAGGGCCCAATGGCTCATCTACTGCATGGAGTTCATGAGCAGAATTATATACCTCATGTCATGGCATATGCATCATGTGTTGGGCAGAACAAAGACCACTGTAAATCAGGGGGTGTCAGTCACAGTTCCAGAGTCTCTTTCACACTGATGTCTACTCTGTTGTCCATCCTCTTGGTCAGGCTCTTGTTTTaa
- the LOC128638328 gene encoding alkaline phosphatase isoform X1, which produces MLMKLWTLLILANLSLSVTIPEIEKDPNYWRRQAQETLQYALKLQTLNTKTAKNVIMFLGDGMGVPTVTATRILKGQMNGKPGEETQLEMDKFPYVALSKTYNTDAQVPDSAGTATAYLCGVKANEGTVGVNAAAVRGHCNTTKGNEVDSILKWAKKAGKSVGVVTTTRVNHATPSAAYAHCVNRDWYSDNEMPADALEQGCKDIAWQLVHNIPDIDVIMGGGRKYMYPKNTPDIEYPKDEKANGTRLDGMNLTKIWLDLKPNKQAARYVWNREQLMSLSAQDVDYLLGLFEPVDLVYELDRNKTMDPSLPEMVEKAIQILKKNPNGFFLLVEGGRIDHGHHEGKAKQALHEAVQMDIAIGLAASLTREEDTLTVVTADHSHVFTFGGYTHRGNSIFGLAPTLSDVDNKPFTSILYGNGPGYKLVDGSRENVSTIDFNHPNYLAQSAVPLRMETHGGEDVAVFAKGPMAHLLHGVHEQNYIPHVMAYASCVGQNKDHCKSGGVSHSSRVSFTLMSTLLSILLVRLLF; this is translated from the exons ATGttaatgaaattgtggactctgcTGATACTGGCTAATCTTTCATTGTCAGTAACTATTCCAG AGATAGAAAAGGATCCAAATTACTGGAGGCGACAGGCACAAGAAACCCTACAATATGCACTGAAGTTACAGACCCTAAACACAAAGACTGCAAAGAATGTCATTATGTTCCTGGGCGATG GTATGGGTGTCCCAACAGTGACTGCCACCCGGATCCTAAAGGGGCAAATGAATGGAAAACCTGGTGAAGAAACCCAACTAGAAATGGACAAGTTTCCATATGTTGCCCTGTCAAAG acTTATAACACTGATGCTCAGGTTCCAGACAGCGCTGGTACAGCCACAGCCTATCTGTGTGGTGTGAAGGCAAATGAAGGCACCGTAGGGGTTAATGCAGCAGCTGTACGGGGTCACTGTAACACCACCAAGGGCAATGAAGTAGATTCTATCCTTAAGTGGGCTAAAAAGGCAG GGAAATCAGTGGGTGTAGTAACTACGACCAGGGTCAACCACGCAACCCCCAGTGCTGCCTACGCACATTGTGTAAACAGAGACTGGTATTCAGACAACGAGATGCCTGCTGATGCCCTGGAACAAGGATGTAAAGACATTGCCTGGCAACTAGTACACAATATTCCAGACATAGAT GTCATTATGGGAGGAGGAAGGAAGTACATGTACCCCAAAAATACACCAGACATAGAATATCCGAAAGATGAAAAGGCTAATGGCACACGTCTGGATGGCATGAACCTGACCAAAATATGGCTGGATCTAAAGCCAAACAAGCAG GCGGCACGTTATGTATGGAATAGAGAGCAGCTGATGTCTTTGAGTGCACAAGATGTAGATTATCTTCTGG GTCTCTTCGAGCCAGTGGATCTGGTGTACGAATTGGACAGAAACAAGACCATGGACCCATCCCTACCTGAAATGGTGGAAAAAGCCATCCAAATACTGAAGAAAAATCCCAACGGATTCTTTCTACTTGTGGAAG GTGGCAGGATAGACCATGGGCACCATGAAGGCAAGGCAAAACAAGCCTTACATGAAGCTGTACAGATGGATATTGCCATCGGTCTTGCAGCAAGTTTGACCAGAGAAGAGGACACCCTGACAGTAGTCACTGCTGATCATTCCCATGTTTTCACTTTTGGAGGTTACACTCACAGGGGAAATTCTATATTTG GTTTAGCTCCAACTTTAAGCGACGTAGACAACAAGCCATTTACATCTATTTTATATGGCAATGGTCCTGGCTACAAACTGGTGGATGGGTCACGAGAGAATGTTTCTACTATTGATTTCA ATCACCCAAACTACTTGGCACAGTCAGCAGTTCCTCTCCGTATGGAGACACATGGCGGGGAAGACGTGGCAGTTTTTGCCAAGGGCCCAATGGCTCATCTACTGCATGGAGTTCATGAGCAGAATTATATACCTCATGTCATGGCATATGCATCATGTGTTGGGCAGAACAAAGACCACTGTAAATCAGGGGGTGTCAGTCACAGTTCCAGAGTCTCTTTCACACTGATGTCTACTCTGTTGTCCATCCTCTTGGTCAGGCTCTTGTTTTaa